From the genome of Erythrobacter litoralis, one region includes:
- a CDS encoding sigma-70 family RNA polymerase sigma factor, with amino-acid sequence MRADDASLSALMSKAQAGDREAYRAVLEHSRDWLVRFYRGRIDPAGADDLVQETLMSIHAKRATYDPSRPFLPWLAAIARYRWVDRLRRTYRRSETELDETLAEGDHEADVVARISIDRMLARLSEGQGEAIRLVKIEGLSIAEASRRTGQSVSLVKVNIHRGLRKLAEHVESE; translated from the coding sequence ATGCGTGCCGATGACGCCAGCCTGTCCGCTCTGATGAGCAAGGCGCAGGCCGGCGACCGCGAGGCCTATCGCGCCGTGCTCGAACACAGCCGGGACTGGCTCGTCCGGTTCTATCGCGGGCGGATCGATCCTGCGGGCGCGGACGATCTGGTGCAGGAGACCTTGATGTCCATCCATGCCAAGCGCGCGACCTACGATCCTTCGCGCCCTTTCCTGCCGTGGCTTGCCGCGATCGCGCGGTATCGCTGGGTCGATCGTCTGCGCCGCACCTACCGTCGCAGCGAAACCGAGCTCGACGAGACCCTAGCCGAGGGAGATCACGAGGCGGACGTGGTCGCGCGGATCAGCATCGACCGGATGCTGGCGCGGCTGTCCGAGGGGCAGGGCGAGGCGATCCGCCTCGTCAAGATCGAAGGCCTGAGCATCGCCGAGGCCAGCAGGCGGACCGGGCAGTCCGTATCGCTGGTCAAGGTGAACATCCATCGCGGATTGAGGAAACTCGCCGAACATGTCGAAAGCGAATAG
- a CDS encoding DUF1109 domain-containing protein, whose translation MNVSSADRIDDLVVSLAPVRRVRKRTGLLVVAAATLLAIALSAPVFGLRPDLAAMNPAEIVLLRSGALLLTGIAAALAVTASASPGVGSRREGWRWALGAMLLFPAASGLLILGGAPYPLEILAASSVPYCIGLSLSSALAIGGLLTAWLRRGAVTELRRAGWLTGLAAGALGTFVYNLGCPSNSVHYVALWYGISVGSAALAGRLMVPPLLRW comes from the coding sequence ATGAATGTATCGAGTGCCGACCGGATCGACGACCTCGTCGTCAGCCTTGCCCCGGTGCGACGGGTAAGGAAGCGGACGGGACTGCTGGTTGTCGCGGCCGCAACGCTGCTGGCTATCGCCCTAAGCGCTCCGGTTTTCGGATTGCGGCCCGATCTCGCTGCGATGAATCCGGCCGAGATCGTGCTGCTGCGTTCGGGTGCCTTGCTGCTGACGGGGATCGCAGCTGCGCTGGCCGTCACCGCAAGCGCATCGCCCGGCGTCGGTTCGCGCCGCGAGGGGTGGCGCTGGGCGCTCGGCGCGATGCTGCTTTTCCCTGCCGCCAGCGGGTTGCTGATCCTTGGCGGCGCGCCCTATCCGCTCGAAATTCTTGCCGCTTCAAGCGTTCCCTACTGCATCGGTCTCAGCCTATCGAGCGCGCTTGCGATCGGCGGCCTGCTGACCGCCTGGCTGCGCCGCGGGGCCGTCACCGAACTGCGCCGCGCGGGCTGGCTCACCGGGCTTGCTGCCGGGGCGCTCGGCACCTTCGTCTACAATCTCGGCTGTCCGAGCAATTCGGTCCACTACGTTGCGCTGTGGTACGGCATATCGGTGGGAAGCGCGGCGCTGGCGGGGCGCCTGATGGTGCCGCCTCTGCTGCGCTGGTAA
- a CDS encoding TonB-dependent receptor domain-containing protein — protein MTLFKLSSHAILLAAASALPQAVLAQQAPDSDGEPGESGARGDAIVVTGSRIATDSTTSLASPVQVITAEQFRNSGEINVAQTLREIPALQGSDPATLDSAQGLALTGASTLNLRQLGTNRTLVLQDGRRHVPGIAGTATVDVGSIPQALIGSVEVLTGGASAVYGADAVSGVVNYVMRTGRDFDGLEYRLQSGISDEGDAEEFYGSIAGGGTFQDGRGSAVFAVEYSHSTAVLNGDRPNIAGPGFSSLNPSNPFLNEILGLDPNAEQAFVPDRRLPVSSAGSTIAVDPTPFAFPFGQLLSFVNNFNPATDTVPNIPGTNIPVLQVIDENGNVRAFNPGISTGAFNAIGGDGIFIGETAPGLTLIPEVTQVTAAAGFDYEITPTLTFFADAKFSYTETSDVSGIPFSDDIPIALDNPFLPTAIQNQIPILDALLPGETPSIFVARDNVGSETNSGTSLERSTIRATGGLRWEAPGSNISFEAFYAWGRTEVDDTFRNARLNDRYFTAIDAVALTAADLDGTNPNVAFGPGGVGTLNAIRDGQDIEITSGTAQIGDIVCRSELTGLPSPAALFVGGPPLYAPGTIINGTDVSDLTRPVTFQIGDGSCAPINILGPNSIGGAGADFAFVDLLDNTVIEQQQFLAVLSGDTGHFFELPGGPIGFAAGFEYRRDESQFTRANFFSIEPNVITNNSVPLFNSPTDGQGISVYEGFGEIRLPLLADMPFVNLLEVTASGRISDYNTIGSTETYSFGGIYSPVEWLTFRGTYSRAVRAPNIGELFAPQGAAFIGVDADPCDEGNINNGSTNRPDNCLQFVAPGFDSSDFLTAFVTGTTGGNPDLTEETSDSFTIGAIFEPRGILGGALDGLVLIADYYDIEIEDAVGSLTGAEIAEACVDLPSTDNQFCDSIQRDPNNGGAISGFTSGNINLAVLRARGIDFEARYRFDAPFGGNRDWGFFELRAAGTHFLERFTESDPIIGQTIADETDPLQQELLIKSQATVSDLLGVIGNPDWIVNFGVNWTMDRLSIGWRGRFEDSALQFSNAEATDVEIVDGAVVVTPNEGLADPSQLTTGTGFEQDINVSYRFTDDIEVFGGVNNLFDIEPFLGSLARPVGPRGRFFFLGVSGSF, from the coding sequence ATGACACTCTTCAAGCTTTCTTCCCACGCGATTCTTCTCGCCGCGGCGAGCGCTCTGCCACAGGCAGTGCTTGCCCAGCAGGCTCCCGACAGCGACGGGGAGCCCGGCGAAAGCGGAGCGAGGGGCGATGCGATCGTCGTGACCGGCTCGCGCATCGCGACGGATTCGACAACGTCTCTGGCCAGCCCCGTGCAGGTCATTACCGCCGAACAGTTCCGCAATTCGGGCGAGATCAACGTAGCCCAGACCTTGCGCGAAATTCCCGCGCTTCAGGGTTCGGACCCCGCCACGCTCGACAGCGCGCAGGGCCTTGCCCTGACCGGGGCGAGCACGCTCAACCTGCGCCAGCTCGGCACGAACCGCACGCTCGTGCTGCAGGACGGGCGTCGTCACGTTCCGGGCATCGCCGGCACCGCGACGGTCGATGTCGGCTCGATCCCTCAGGCGCTCATCGGCAGCGTCGAAGTCCTCACCGGCGGCGCGTCTGCGGTCTACGGTGCGGACGCGGTGTCGGGCGTCGTCAACTACGTCATGCGCACCGGCCGCGATTTCGACGGGCTTGAATACCGGCTCCAGAGCGGGATCAGCGATGAAGGCGATGCGGAGGAATTCTACGGCTCGATCGCGGGTGGCGGAACCTTCCAGGACGGCCGCGGCAGCGCGGTCTTCGCGGTCGAATACTCGCATTCGACTGCGGTCCTGAACGGCGATAGGCCGAACATCGCAGGCCCGGGCTTCTCATCGCTCAATCCGAGCAATCCCTTCCTGAACGAGATCCTCGGCCTTGATCCCAATGCGGAGCAGGCCTTCGTTCCCGACCGCAGGCTCCCGGTTTCGAGCGCGGGATCGACCATCGCTGTCGATCCGACGCCGTTCGCCTTCCCGTTCGGCCAGCTCCTTTCCTTCGTCAACAATTTCAATCCGGCGACCGATACCGTCCCGAACATTCCGGGCACGAACATTCCGGTGCTGCAGGTGATCGACGAAAACGGCAATGTGCGCGCCTTCAATCCCGGCATTTCGACCGGTGCCTTCAACGCGATCGGCGGGGACGGCATCTTCATCGGAGAAACCGCGCCGGGGCTGACCCTGATCCCGGAAGTGACGCAGGTGACCGCGGCGGCGGGCTTCGACTATGAGATCACGCCGACGCTCACCTTCTTCGCGGATGCCAAATTCTCCTATACCGAGACATCCGATGTCTCGGGCATTCCGTTCTCCGACGACATCCCGATTGCGCTCGACAACCCGTTCCTGCCGACCGCGATCCAGAACCAGATCCCGATACTCGATGCGCTTCTGCCCGGCGAGACGCCGAGCATCTTCGTCGCGCGCGACAATGTCGGGTCGGAAACCAATTCGGGGACCAGCCTCGAGCGTTCGACGATCCGCGCGACCGGCGGGCTGCGCTGGGAAGCGCCGGGAAGCAACATCTCGTTCGAGGCTTTCTATGCCTGGGGCCGGACCGAAGTCGACGACACGTTCCGCAATGCACGCCTCAATGACCGCTATTTCACGGCGATCGATGCAGTCGCCCTGACTGCCGCCGACCTTGACGGGACCAATCCGAACGTCGCGTTCGGCCCGGGCGGCGTCGGCACGCTCAACGCGATCCGCGACGGCCAGGACATCGAGATCACTTCGGGCACCGCGCAGATCGGCGACATCGTCTGCCGTTCCGAGCTGACCGGGCTTCCCTCGCCCGCCGCGCTGTTCGTCGGCGGTCCGCCGCTTTACGCTCCCGGAACGATCATCAACGGAACCGATGTTAGCGACCTCACCCGCCCGGTGACGTTCCAGATCGGCGATGGCTCGTGTGCACCGATCAACATTCTCGGGCCCAACTCGATCGGCGGGGCTGGCGCTGACTTCGCTTTCGTCGACCTGCTCGACAACACCGTGATCGAACAGCAGCAATTCCTCGCTGTCCTTTCGGGCGATACCGGCCATTTCTTCGAACTGCCCGGCGGGCCGATCGGCTTTGCGGCGGGTTTCGAATATCGCCGCGACGAATCGCAGTTCACGCGGGCCAACTTCTTCTCGATCGAACCCAATGTCATCACGAACAACAGCGTCCCGCTGTTCAATTCGCCGACCGACGGGCAGGGCATCAGCGTGTATGAAGGCTTCGGTGAAATCCGTCTGCCGCTGCTTGCGGACATGCCCTTCGTCAACCTGCTGGAAGTGACCGCCTCGGGCCGTATTTCCGACTACAACACGATCGGATCGACCGAGACCTATTCGTTCGGCGGCATCTATTCGCCGGTCGAATGGCTGACCTTCCGTGGCACCTATTCGCGCGCGGTCCGCGCGCCCAATATCGGTGAACTCTTCGCGCCGCAGGGCGCTGCGTTCATCGGCGTGGATGCCGACCCGTGCGACGAAGGCAACATCAACAACGGTAGCACCAACCGACCCGACAACTGCCTCCAGTTCGTCGCTCCCGGCTTCGATTCGTCCGACTTCCTGACGGCATTCGTCACCGGGACCACGGGCGGCAACCCTGACCTGACCGAGGAAACGTCGGACAGCTTCACGATCGGCGCGATCTTCGAACCGCGCGGCATTCTTGGCGGCGCGCTCGACGGGCTGGTCCTGATCGCGGACTATTACGACATCGAGATCGAGGATGCCGTCGGCAGCCTGACCGGTGCCGAGATCGCCGAGGCCTGCGTCGACCTTCCCTCGACAGACAACCAGTTCTGCGACTCGATCCAGCGCGATCCGAACAATGGCGGGGCGATCTCGGGCTTCACCTCGGGTAACATCAACCTCGCCGTACTGCGTGCGCGGGGCATCGACTTCGAAGCGCGCTACCGCTTCGATGCGCCGTTCGGCGGCAATCGCGACTGGGGCTTCTTCGAACTGCGCGCCGCGGGCACGCACTTCCTCGAGCGGTTCACCGAAAGCGATCCCATCATCGGCCAGACGATCGCTGACGAAACCGATCCGCTCCAGCAGGAATTGCTGATCAAGAGCCAGGCAACCGTCAGCGACCTGCTCGGCGTGATCGGCAACCCGGACTGGATCGTCAATTTCGGGGTCAACTGGACGATGGACCGGCTGAGCATCGGCTGGCGCGGCCGTTTCGAGGATTCCGCGCTCCAGTTCTCGAACGCGGAAGCGACCGATGTCGAGATCGTCGATGGGGCGGTCGTCGTCACGCCGAACGAAGGTCTGGCCGATCCGTCGCAGCTCACCACCGGGACCGGTTTCGAACAGGACATCAATGTCAGCTACCGCTTCACCGACGACATCGAGGTGTTCGGCGGCGTCAACAACCTGTTCGACATCGAACCTTTCCTCGGCAGCCTCGCCCGCCCGGTCGGTCCGCGCGGACGGTTCTTCTTCCTCGGCGTGTCCGGTAGCTTCTGA
- a CDS encoding M14 family metallopeptidase, with protein sequence MLCIFAMGGSALAQSFLDAEFDPAIPTLSEVVGHEPGQRITSPEETESYLRALVEAAPERARLVRYATSWQGRPLHYLVLTAPQNMTRLEAIRADMANIAAGRASNGDALPVTWLAYSVHGNEVSSTDAALMTAYHLLAATGDERVERILSETVVILDPLQNPDGRARFVHHFRGALGTVPAGDRQAAEHDETWPSGRVNHYMFDLNRDWFTLSQPETRGKVAAIGEWNPVVVADLHEMSGDDTYFFAPAADPVNPNITPEQLRLYELIGRSNAGYFDRMGEPYFTREVYDLFYPGYGDTWNTHQGAIGMTYEQGSPRGLVWERSDGTVLTYADAVRNHFVASISTAETVATNADRFLADYAAYRAGNARGKAGSGAYVVDLASRRWNAESLGRRLAAQGIEVLRRSGPVSACGRSYPQGYIAVPQAQPAAKLVRSLLDRDTELPRGFIAEQERRRAEDLPHELYDVTAWSVALMSGVNAELCNAAVSGEPLSAGAPIAALTGGSGEFAVAVPWTDSGQARLVALALREGIEARVTDEAFTKDGRTFPRGTVLFPAALNSPDKMQRLRVLASEAGAETVALADSWVEEGPNLGSDAFVRLTLPRVALAWDEGISQLSAGAMRFVLEQRLGLPVVPIRTNRFARADLSDYDVVVVPDGSPREQFGDSGLRTLKGFVKRGGVLVAIEGSLGAFSGGDDPFLSIRREAALGRTPQEAKDDEEGKGGLAEAVEIADEETYRGVIADQEALPDTLPGALLNTVADPENFLSAGYDDGAVVLASGSRIFTPLGRDDGSNVLRFAAADSLIASGYVWDENRRQLAFKPYLMAQPSGDGLTIGFAYDPSVRAYLDGLDLLIANAVLIAPSRVR encoded by the coding sequence CTATCTCAGGGCTCTGGTCGAGGCTGCTCCTGAGCGGGCGCGCCTCGTTCGCTATGCGACGAGCTGGCAGGGCCGTCCGCTGCATTACCTGGTGCTCACCGCCCCTCAGAACATGACGCGGCTGGAAGCGATCCGGGCCGACATGGCCAATATCGCCGCCGGGCGGGCCAGCAATGGCGACGCCCTGCCCGTTACCTGGCTCGCCTACAGCGTCCACGGGAACGAGGTCTCCTCGACCGACGCGGCGCTGATGACGGCGTACCATCTGCTCGCCGCGACGGGGGATGAGCGGGTGGAAAGGATCCTGTCGGAGACGGTCGTGATCCTCGATCCGCTCCAGAACCCCGATGGTCGCGCCCGCTTCGTCCACCATTTCCGCGGCGCGCTCGGCACGGTCCCGGCAGGCGACCGGCAGGCGGCGGAGCATGACGAGACCTGGCCGAGCGGCCGCGTGAACCACTACATGTTCGACCTCAACCGCGACTGGTTCACCCTGAGCCAGCCGGAAACGCGCGGCAAAGTCGCGGCGATCGGGGAATGGAACCCGGTCGTGGTCGCCGACCTGCATGAAATGAGCGGCGACGACACCTATTTCTTCGCCCCCGCCGCCGACCCGGTCAATCCCAACATCACGCCCGAGCAATTGCGGCTCTACGAACTGATCGGCCGCAGCAATGCGGGCTATTTCGACCGGATGGGCGAACCCTATTTCACCCGCGAGGTCTACGACCTGTTCTATCCCGGCTATGGCGACACCTGGAACACCCATCAGGGCGCGATCGGCATGACCTATGAACAGGGATCGCCGCGCGGGCTCGTCTGGGAACGCAGCGACGGCACGGTGCTGACCTATGCGGACGCGGTGCGCAATCACTTCGTCGCGAGTATTTCGACAGCGGAAACGGTGGCGACGAACGCGGACCGGTTCCTTGCCGATTACGCCGCCTACCGCGCCGGCAATGCGCGCGGAAAGGCCGGGTCGGGCGCCTATGTCGTCGACCTTGCGAGCCGCCGCTGGAACGCGGAAAGCCTAGGCCGCCGGCTCGCCGCGCAGGGGATCGAGGTGCTCCGCCGGTCCGGCCCGGTAAGCGCGTGCGGGCGCTCGTATCCGCAAGGGTACATCGCGGTTCCGCAGGCCCAGCCCGCCGCCAAGCTGGTGCGCAGCCTGCTCGACCGCGATACCGAACTGCCCCGCGGTTTCATCGCCGAACAGGAAAGACGGCGGGCCGAGGACCTCCCCCACGAACTCTATGACGTTACCGCCTGGTCCGTCGCGCTGATGTCCGGCGTGAACGCCGAACTGTGCAACGCAGCCGTCTCGGGAGAGCCGCTTTCGGCAGGCGCCCCGATCGCGGCGCTTACCGGCGGCTCGGGCGAATTCGCGGTCGCTGTGCCGTGGACCGATAGCGGGCAGGCACGCCTCGTCGCTCTCGCCCTGCGCGAAGGGATCGAGGCGCGCGTGACAGACGAGGCCTTCACCAAGGACGGCCGCACATTCCCACGCGGGACAGTGCTGTTCCCGGCGGCGCTCAACAGCCCGGACAAGATGCAGCGGCTGCGCGTGCTGGCGAGCGAAGCCGGGGCCGAGACGGTCGCACTGGCCGACAGCTGGGTCGAGGAAGGGCCGAATCTCGGCAGTGACGCCTTCGTGCGGTTGACCCTGCCCCGGGTCGCGCTTGCCTGGGACGAAGGCATTTCCCAGCTCAGCGCCGGGGCGATGCGCTTCGTGCTGGAGCAGCGGCTGGGGCTACCGGTCGTGCCGATCCGCACGAACCGCTTCGCCCGCGCCGATCTGTCCGACTATGATGTTGTCGTCGTGCCGGACGGCTCACCGCGCGAACAGTTCGGCGACAGCGGGCTTCGGACCTTGAAGGGTTTCGTGAAGCGCGGCGGCGTGCTGGTCGCGATCGAAGGCAGCCTCGGCGCCTTTTCGGGCGGGGATGACCCGTTCCTGTCGATCAGGCGCGAGGCCGCTCTCGGGCGGACCCCGCAGGAGGCCAAAGACGACGAGGAAGGAAAAGGCGGTCTTGCCGAAGCGGTCGAGATCGCGGACGAAGAGACCTATCGGGGCGTGATCGCCGATCAGGAAGCGCTGCCCGACACGCTGCCGGGTGCGTTGCTCAACACCGTTGCCGATCCCGAGAATTTCCTTTCGGCAGGCTATGATGACGGGGCCGTGGTGCTGGCGAGCGGATCGCGCATCTTCACCCCTCTTGGCCGTGATGATGGGTCCAATGTCCTGCGCTTCGCCGCCGCCGACAGCCTGATCGCGAGCGGCTATGTTTGGGACGAGAACCGCCGCCAGCTTGCCTTCAAGCCCTACCTGATGGCGCAGCCGAGCGGCGACGGGCTCACGATCGGCTTCGCCTACGATCCCTCGGTCAGGGCCTATCTCGACGGGCTCGACCTGCTGATCGCGAATGCGGTGCTGATCGCTCCCTCTCGGGTGCGCTGA